A single window of Archangium gephyra DNA harbors:
- a CDS encoding DUF4157 domain-containing protein: MPSSNLRLHPESAGRALPERLQRALETLSGYDLSDVRVHADSALPARVGARAFAHGCDIYLARGAEETLAHESWHVVQQKQGRVRATRELGSVAVGLGGAGLNDDRELEAEAEVMGQIALLLSLAGDGLPRREGLRFAPVARPSVQRSVVLANTSYRNLERFQKEVAAQLEVKKIQVVDLPAIVGDIFDEGNLYRGWPELLREIFIREVGYRAESKMRELMLVNQKQYQPLLDARAQYKKQETDLYQSQLSLANPEERKYPSETDLSRALSKYKKQLYANAQQPVMRWTNPLYFTGKVNPILKFPMYQWLSNKLGSPSEMNCWEIVIYSLVQTGLVPKEYLAWCDAPTKIPLVELEGGQNKFPTPSRLLSWMIRNKDSFFMTGAGRKEYKNLPGDPVVPITSDARTDFIRIPNHMVIPRGRLVCFGPAFHVALSTGTRVALKTEAARAHCRVDYGHGILELDSYTGTVREIALEDLLEPRPLYLQQFLTVSPFPVIPKDGSVKLTLPSESSAKGDNAKQKTKRGELRNKLVIPIKKTRTRLLEEKEAAQKTPLYKKKKLQDERETASAQRQLEIDEQIAQCNQEVANLESEWKNKDKLEEVKELEAAAETDRQFQEWRDQEAGNTKIQEFKYSPTNPYQGDVPFPYQID, translated from the coding sequence ATGCCATCGAGCAATCTCCGGCTCCACCCCGAATCGGCCGGCCGTGCACTCCCCGAGCGGCTCCAGCGGGCCCTGGAGACGCTGTCGGGCTACGACCTGAGCGACGTGCGCGTGCACGCCGATTCCGCCCTGCCGGCGCGGGTGGGGGCTCGGGCTTTCGCGCATGGGTGCGACATCTACCTGGCGCGGGGGGCCGAGGAGACCCTGGCGCATGAGTCCTGGCATGTCGTGCAGCAGAAGCAGGGGCGGGTGCGGGCCACGCGCGAGCTGGGCTCCGTGGCCGTGGGGCTCGGCGGCGCCGGGTTGAATGACGACCGGGAGCTCGAGGCCGAGGCGGAGGTGATGGGCCAGATCGCGCTCCTGCTCTCGCTCGCTGGCGACGGGCTCCCCCGCCGCGAGGGGCTCCGCTTCGCCCCGGTCGCCCGGCCCTCCGTCCAGAGAAGCGTTGTCCTTGCCAATACGAGTTATCGCAACCTGGAGCGCTTCCAGAAGGAAGTCGCGGCTCAACTCGAGGTGAAGAAAATCCAAGTCGTGGACCTCCCAGCCATCGTCGGAGACATCTTCGATGAAGGCAACCTGTATCGCGGATGGCCAGAACTGCTGAGGGAAATCTTCATTCGCGAGGTGGGGTATCGAGCGGAAAGCAAGATGCGGGAGCTGATGCTGGTGAACCAGAAACAGTACCAGCCCCTGCTGGATGCGCGGGCGCAGTACAAGAAACAAGAGACTGATCTCTACCAATCGCAATTGAGCCTGGCGAACCCCGAGGAACGGAAATACCCAAGCGAAACCGACCTCAGTCGGGCTCTCTCGAAATACAAAAAACAGCTCTACGCCAATGCACAGCAGCCGGTGATGCGGTGGACGAACCCTCTCTATTTCACGGGGAAGGTCAACCCCATCCTGAAGTTCCCGATGTATCAATGGCTGAGCAACAAGCTCGGTTCCCCCAGCGAGATGAACTGCTGGGAAATCGTCATCTACTCCCTCGTTCAGACCGGGCTGGTGCCCAAGGAGTATCTGGCGTGGTGCGATGCGCCGACCAAGATCCCGCTCGTGGAGCTGGAAGGCGGTCAAAACAAGTTCCCCACGCCCTCGAGGCTTCTGTCGTGGATGATCCGGAACAAAGACTCCTTCTTCATGACCGGGGCCGGCCGGAAGGAATATAAGAATCTTCCCGGCGACCCGGTCGTGCCCATCACGAGTGACGCGCGAACGGACTTCATCCGCATCCCGAATCACATGGTCATTCCCAGGGGACGCCTCGTGTGCTTTGGGCCGGCCTTCCATGTCGCGCTCTCCACGGGGACGCGCGTGGCGCTCAAGACCGAAGCCGCCAGAGCCCACTGCCGGGTGGACTACGGCCACGGAATCCTCGAGCTCGACTCATACACCGGTACGGTCAGGGAGATTGCCCTGGAGGATCTCCTGGAGCCGAGGCCCCTCTACCTGCAGCAATTCCTCACCGTCTCTCCCTTTCCGGTCATTCCAAAGGATGGCTCCGTGAAGTTGACGTTGCCGTCCGAGTCTTCCGCGAAAGGGGACAATGCCAAGCAGAAGACCAAGCGGGGGGAGCTCCGGAACAAGCTCGTCATCCCCATCAAGAAAACGCGTACCAGGTTGCTGGAGGAGAAGGAGGCGGCTCAAAAGACTCCCTTGTACAAGAAGAAGAAGCTCCAAGATGAGCGGGAGACCGCCTCGGCCCAGAGGCAGCTCGAGATCGACGAGCAGATCGCCCAATGCAATCAAGAGGTCGCCAACCTCGAGAGCGAGTGGAAGAATAAAGACAAGCTTGAAGAAGTAAAGGAACTCGAGGCCGCCGCCGAGACCGACCGGCAATTCCAGGAGTGGCGCGACCAGGAAGCCGGCAACACCAAGATCCAGGAGTTCAAATACTCCCCCACCAATCCCTACCAGGGCGATGTTCCCTTCCCGTATCAAATCGATTGA